Proteins encoded in a region of the Clostridium beijerinckii genome:
- a CDS encoding prolyl oligopeptidase family serine peptidase: MKKIISKHGKIIMSVIMAVTMISTPHVGAFAADNNKNQEPSYRTTTEVFDWGPAITKIIVDLGETIPQSAITKDTFEVHVLRTENRANSPILGEAEGNCKIKNSYVSDDIGSIQSKGNYITFDLEVGPDVSLTSPINYNLTTNLNGWVNCDFTIKQKNDIVTDSGKISGLVINKFAGGTKKLVDDFKIGSATYDNVTLKYASYTPENDYSKKPLIIWLHGIGEGGTDGLLPISGNKAVNFASKDIQAYFNGAYILAPQAPTFWMDGFTGFGDGSSKYEKALMSLIKDYVSKNSNIDTNRIYIGGDSNGGYMTMLMIRDYADYFAAAFPTCEALKDTLITDKDIEAFKKVPIWFTAAKTDATVPPADYVVPTYNRLVQAGDTNVHFSFFDNVIDTTGLYKKADGTPYEYMGHWSWIYVYNNQCSAIINGKVTTLMEWLSDQQLNKETKSQTGMKPITVSQTITVSQN, encoded by the coding sequence ATGAAAAAAATAATTAGTAAGCATGGAAAAATCATTATGTCAGTTATTATGGCAGTAACTATGATAAGTACACCTCATGTTGGTGCTTTTGCAGCTGATAATAATAAGAATCAGGAACCATCTTATCGTACTACTACAGAGGTATTTGATTGGGGACCTGCAATCACAAAAATAATTGTTGATTTAGGTGAAACAATACCACAATCAGCAATTACTAAGGATACATTCGAAGTGCATGTATTAAGGACTGAGAATAGAGCAAATTCACCTATATTAGGAGAAGCAGAAGGAAATTGCAAGATTAAAAACTCATATGTTTCTGACGATATTGGAAGTATTCAAAGCAAAGGGAATTATATTACTTTTGATTTGGAAGTTGGACCTGATGTATCTTTAACTTCGCCAATCAACTATAATTTAACTACTAATCTTAATGGCTGGGTTAATTGTGATTTTACAATTAAGCAGAAGAATGATATTGTTACGGATTCAGGCAAAATTTCTGGTTTAGTTATAAATAAATTTGCGGGTGGAACTAAAAAGCTTGTTGATGATTTTAAAATTGGAAGTGCAACTTATGATAACGTTACTCTAAAATATGCAAGCTATACACCAGAAAATGATTATAGTAAAAAGCCATTAATTATTTGGTTACACGGTATTGGAGAAGGCGGAACAGATGGGCTTTTACCTATATCAGGGAATAAAGCTGTAAATTTTGCATCAAAAGACATACAAGCATATTTTAATGGTGCATATATTTTAGCACCTCAGGCACCAACTTTTTGGATGGATGGATTTACTGGTTTTGGAGATGGAAGCTCAAAGTATGAAAAAGCGCTTATGTCATTAATCAAAGATTATGTCTCAAAGAATAGTAATATTGACACAAATAGAATTTATATAGGTGGAGACTCCAATGGTGGCTATATGACAATGCTTATGATACGTGATTATGCTGATTATTTTGCAGCAGCGTTCCCAACTTGTGAGGCGCTAAAGGATACATTGATTACTGATAAAGATATTGAAGCGTTTAAGAAAGTGCCAATTTGGTTTACAGCAGCTAAAACAGATGCAACAGTACCTCCGGCTGATTATGTAGTTCCAACTTATAATCGTTTAGTGCAAGCCGGTGATACAAATGTTCATTTTTCATTTTTTGATAATGTAATTGATACTACAGGTCTATATAAGAAAGCAGATGGAACACCATATGAATATATGGGTCATTGGTCATGGATATACGTATATAATAACCAATGTTCAGCAATAATAAATGGAAAAGTAACAACGCTTATGGAATGGCTCTCTGACCAGCAATTAAATAAAGAAACGAAATCTCAAACAGGAATGAAACCTATTACGGTATCTCAAACTATTACTGTATCACAAAATTAA